The following coding sequences are from one Anguilla anguilla isolate fAngAng1 chromosome 12, fAngAng1.pri, whole genome shotgun sequence window:
- the LOC118210209 gene encoding protein MB21D2 isoform X2 yields MVQKLDQKLPVANEYLLLSGGVREGVVDMDLDELNVYARGTDFDLDFTLLVPALKLHDRNQPVTLDMRHSALCHSWLSLRLFDEGTINKWKDCCTVVDHLNGATNYFFSPTLVADWFYESISVVLLEVQKKPQRGMPKVEKVEKNGTVISVILAVGSSRMLYDIVPVVSFKGWPAVAQSWLMENHFWDGKITEEEVISGFYLLPACSCSGRKENEWRLSFARSEVQLKKCISSSLMQAYQACKALIIKLLSRPKAISPYHLRSLMLWSCDRLPANYLSQDDFSAHFLLGLIDDLQHCLVNKMCPNYFIPQCNMLEHLSDETAMLHARRLSSVRSDPAEHLRTAIEHAKAANRLTLDLQRRGSVASLPSPQSDPGDQQPDDRLAKKLQQLVTENPGKSISVFINPDDVTRPHFRIDDKFF; encoded by the coding sequence ATGGTGCAGAAACTGGACCAGAAGCTGCCGGTGGCGAACGAGTACCTTCTCTTATCGGGCGGCGTGAGGGAAGGCGTAGTGGACATGGACCTGGACGAGCTCAACGTCTACGCCCGGGGAACAGACTTTGACCTTGACTTCACCCTGCTGGTGCCCGCGCTCAAATTGCACGACCGCAACCAGCCGGTGACGCTGGACATGCGGCACTCCGCGCTCTGCCACTCCTGGCTGAGCCTGCGGCTCTTCGACGAGGGCACCATCAACAAGTGGAAGGACTGCTGCACCGTCGTGGACCACCTCAACGGCGCTACCAACTACTTCTTCTCGCCCACGCTGGTGGCCGACTGGTTCTACGAGTCCATCAGCGTGGTGCTGCTGGAGGTGCAGAAGAAGCCGCAGCGGGGGATGCCCAAggtggagaaggtggagaagaACGGCACCGTCATCTCCGTCATCCTGGCGGTGGGCAGCAGCCGCATGCTGTACGACATCGTGCCCGTGGTGTCCTTCAAGGGCTGGCCGGCCGTGGCCCAGAGCTGGCTGATGGAGAACCACTTCTGGGACGGGAAGATCACGGAGGAGGAGGTGATCAGCGGCTTCTACCTGCTCCCCGCCTGCTCCTGCAGCGGCCGCAAGGAGAACGAGTGGCGGCTCTCGTTCGCCCGCAGCGAGGTGCAGCTGAAGAAGTGCATCTCCAGCAGCCTGATGCAGGCCTACCAGGCGTGCAAGGCCCTCATCATCAAACTGCTGTCCCGGCCCAAGGCCATCAGCCCCTACCACCTGCGCAGCCTGATgctctggtcatgtgaccgacTTCCAGCCAATTACCTGTCCCAGGACGACTTCTCCGCTCACTTCCTGCTCGGCCTTATCGACGACCTGCAGCACTGCCTGGTCAACAAGATGTGCCCCAACTACTTCATCCCGCAGTGCAACATGCTGGAGCACCTGTCGGACGAGACAGCCATGCTGCACGCCCGCAGGCTATCCTCGGTGCGCTCAGACCCGGCCGAGCACCTGCGCACCGCCATCGAGCACGCCAAGGCCGCCAACCGATTGACCCTGGACCTGCAGAGGCGCGGCAGCGTGGCCAGCCTGCCCTCGCCGCAGTCGGACCCGGGGGACCAGCAGCCCGACGACCGCCTCGCCAagaagctgcagcagctggtcaCGGAGAACCCGGGGAAGTCCATCTCCGTCTTCATCAACCCCGACGACGTCACGCGCCCGCATTTCCGCATCGACGACAAGTTCTTCTGA